The following coding sequences lie in one Acidimicrobiales bacterium genomic window:
- a CDS encoding sigma-70 family RNA polymerase sigma factor, with translation MSEVRPLPEQLGQSFDQVLTAARTGAGWAAERLWHSLAPAVAGYLRVQGAAEPDDLTSEVFIGVFRSLAQFSGTEEQFRSWVFTIAHRRLIDERRRAARRPRLALLPADVADDGMGTAGSTGSAEHAAIERLGSERVRRLCERLVPDQCDVLLLRLLGGLTVTEVATALDKSDGAVKALQRRGVLALRRILDEEGVPL, from the coding sequence GTGAGCGAGGTTCGCCCGTTGCCCGAGCAGCTGGGCCAGTCCTTCGACCAGGTCCTGACGGCAGCTCGAACCGGCGCCGGTTGGGCCGCCGAGCGACTGTGGCATTCGCTGGCGCCCGCCGTGGCCGGGTACCTCAGGGTGCAGGGTGCCGCCGAGCCCGACGATCTGACCAGCGAGGTCTTCATCGGCGTGTTCCGCAGCCTGGCGCAGTTCTCGGGCACGGAGGAGCAGTTCCGGTCGTGGGTCTTCACGATCGCCCACCGGCGCCTGATCGACGAGCGGCGCCGTGCGGCGCGCCGGCCTCGGCTGGCGCTGCTTCCGGCCGACGTCGCCGACGACGGCATGGGGACCGCCGGCAGCACCGGCAGCGCCGAGCACGCGGCCATCGAGCGACTGGGCTCCGAGCGGGTTCGCCGCCTCTGCGAACGGTTGGTGCCCGATCAGTGTGACGTCCTCCTTCTCCGCCTCCTCGGCGGTCTCACCGTGACGGAGGTGGCAACCGCTCTCGACAAGTCCGACGGAGCGGTCAAGGCGCTCCAGCGACGGGGTGTGCTAGCCCTGCGCAGGATTCTCGACGAGGAGGGCGTACCCCTTTGA